The uncultured Dysgonomonas sp. genome contains the following window.
CATATCCGGCTGAATCTATGCTCAATGGAGATGCTTCCCTCATCCGTTGGACAAAGGGGGTGGACATAAAAGAAATGCTGGGAAAACCTGTAGGCCAGCCACTTCGTGATTATCTGAACAAAGAAAACGGAGATAAATTTACCGAAGTAAAAGTTATAAACGATACTGTAGCCAGTCTTTTTGCAGGACTTACCGATAGCAGCTACGATGCTTATATCGGATTGATAGTGGGTACCGGTACAAATATGGCAACATTTATCCGTCCTGATAAAATAAAGAAACTGAATCCTGAATATAAAGGAGAGGGTTTGATTCCTGTAAATCTGGAATCAGGCAATTTCTATCCGCCGCACCTGACAGTGATAGATGATAAAGTAGATGCCTGTTCGGACAGTAAAGGAGCACAACGCTTCGAAAAGGCTGTATCTGGCATGTATCTGGGTGAAATTCTGAAATCGGTTTTCCCTTGTGACGAATTTGAAGAAAGATTCGATGCTCAGAAACTAACCAACATCATGAATTATCCTGATATCCATAAGAAAAGATATGTAGATGTATCGCGCTGGATATATAAACGCTCGGCTCAATTGGTAGCTGCGTCACTTGCAGGGTTGGTGATGGTACTCGTATCACATGACAAATCTATAAAGAAAATTCATCTGGTGGCTGAAGGCAGCCTCTTCTGGAGCGAAGACCGCAAAGGAAAGAATTACAAAGACCTGGTATCGGAAGAACTTCGCAAACTGTTGGTAGAATTTAACCTCAGCGATGTACATGTTCACATCAGTAAGATGAAAAACGCCAATCTGATAGGCTCGGCGATTGCTGCTTTGTCCTGATTGGATTTAAAGATACAGATATATTACAGGATGCTGATATAATGCCAGCATCCTGTTTTTATTTAATATAAATCTTATTCTCGATGAGATATTCATATTCTCCAATAGGCAGAAAACTGCGGATATCTTTATCTTCCTTTATTGCATTTCTTATAAAGGTAGAAGATATTCCAATCAGAGGAGCGCTTACTTTTCGTACATTTTCGGGTAGATTGTCACTAGCCTTGCTATCTTTTCTTGGATAAATCAATATAGAAACTTCTTTTCTTATCTGTTCGCTCCGATACCAATAATGAAAGTTGATCCAATTATCTTCACCTAACAATAATATAAATTCACGCTCGGGATACTGCTCTTTGAGGGCAATTATCGTATTTATCGTATAATAAGGCGGGGATAACCTTAGCTCTATATCGCAAGGCCATATATGCTGATACGGGAGACAAAAACGGGTTAAAATATCCAATCGTATTGCGGCAGCTGCCATATCGGCACTCTTATCCGAAGGGCAACGTGGAGTAACTACCATCCATACTTCATCCAGATTCTCGAAAGCACATATATAATCGGCGATCATAATATGTCCCATATGTAAAGGGTTGAATGACCCGCACATGATACCTGTCTGTATTTTTTCACCCGTTTCTTTCTGCATAAATAATTACTATTGTAATCGCAACAGAAACAAATGTATAAATCTTATAATGAAAATAAGAAAGTGGAAGAGGTTTTATGCATCATCTTCTTCAAATTCAAAATCATCGGAACATAGTTCTT
Protein-coding sequences here:
- a CDS encoding hexokinase; translated protein: MKKNIFKLKTKQLKEIAQSLQTKVENGLGKDNTEIQCIPTYINPKTSGIEGSALVLDLGGTNYRVATIDFVDGKASIHPENGWKKDLSVMKTPGFTEADLFKEQADPIGEIKMEGKMPIGYCFSYPAESMLNGDASLIRWTKGVDIKEMLGKPVGQPLRDYLNKENGDKFTEVKVINDTVASLFAGLTDSSYDAYIGLIVGTGTNMATFIRPDKIKKLNPEYKGEGLIPVNLESGNFYPPHLTVIDDKVDACSDSKGAQRFEKAVSGMYLGEILKSVFPCDEFEERFDAQKLTNIMNYPDIHKKRYVDVSRWIYKRSAQLVAASLAGLVMVLVSHDKSIKKIHLVAEGSLFWSEDRKGKNYKDLVSEELRKLLVEFNLSDVHVHISKMKNANLIGSAIAALS
- the nadD gene encoding nicotinate (nicotinamide) nucleotide adenylyltransferase, with the translated sequence MQKETGEKIQTGIMCGSFNPLHMGHIMIADYICAFENLDEVWMVVTPRCPSDKSADMAAAAIRLDILTRFCLPYQHIWPCDIELRLSPPYYTINTIIALKEQYPEREFILLLGEDNWINFHYWYRSEQIRKEVSILIYPRKDSKASDNLPENVRKVSAPLIGISSTFIRNAIKEDKDIRSFLPIGEYEYLIENKIYIK